The following are encoded in a window of Pangasianodon hypophthalmus isolate fPanHyp1 chromosome 14, fPanHyp1.pri, whole genome shotgun sequence genomic DNA:
- the folr gene encoding folate receptor — protein MERPSRVWLVFTMLLSFPLCSFALDKLNMCMDAKHHKIEPGPEGELYLQCAPWRENACCTANTSTEAHEDNSYLYNFNWNHCGIMSEKCKQHFIQDTCFYECSPHLGPWIQPADNTWRRERILDVPLCLEDCDSWYNDCKNDITCKENWHKGWNWTSGTNRCPAGAKCEKWTDIFPTAQSMCEKIWSNSYKYTTYTKDSGRCMQMWFTGQNPNRKVAEFYLNHGSRTEVAMMTSLTLSLAVLLSML, from the exons ATGGAGCGACCATCGAG GGTTTGGCTGGTGTTCACCATGCTGTTATCTTTTCCACTTTGTTCTTTTGCTCTGGACAAACTGAACATGTGCATGGACGCTAAACATCACAAAATTGAGCCGGGACCAGAAGGAGAACTTTatctgcag TGTGCTCCTTGGCGTGAGAATGCATGTTGCACTGCGAACACGTCAACTGAAGCTCATGAAGATAACTCGTACCTATACAACTTTAACTGGAATCACTGTGGGATCATGAGcgaaaaatgtaaacagcatTTCATCCAGGACACGTGTTTCTATGAGTGTTCTCCTCACCTGGGGCCGTGGATCCAGCCG gcggaCAACACTTGGCGGAGGGAGCGCATATTGGACGTGCCATTGTGTTTGGAGGACTGTGACTCATGGTACAATGACTGCAAAAATGACATCACTTGCAAAGAAAACTGGCACAAGGGCTGGAACTGGACTtcag gtACAAACCGCTGTCCTGCTGGAGCTAAGTGCGAGAAGTGGACAGACATTTTCCCCACCGCTCAGAGCATGTGTGAGAAAATCTGGTCAAACTCCTACAAGTACACCACGTACACCAAGGACAGCGGCCGCTGCATGCAGATGTGGTTCACGGGCCAGAACCCTAACCGAAAAGTGGCAGAGTTCTACCTGAACCACGGCTCTCGAACAGAGGTGGCCATGATGACGAGCCTCACCCTCTCACTTGCTGTCCTTCTCTCAATGCTTTGA